The window TAATTTCACAATATATACTTTACGTTATGGTTATTTATTAATAATACTGTTAATAAATGATTATCTGTAGCCTGTTCATCAGTGACAAAACCATCAGTGACAAAAACCGAGCTGCTACAAAATCAATTCATCATAAAGTGAAGTTGTAACGATTCAGCTATATTATTATTCGAGAGCCTTCTAGGGGTTTTAGGTATTGCTAGAGGGGTAACTGATTAATAATATGATGGTTATCTGTAACTGTCGTGACTCTGGGGCTGTATAAAGCAGAGCATTGTATAGAGTCAGCGGAAATCTGGCAATGAGTATACGCTGAATTATATGTTTTAACTTTATCTTATTGATAATGATTAATTATATGTGAATCTCGTGTTAAACAAATCACTTGAAATTTGAAAATCAATTTGTGAGTGAGTTACTGGTTGACGGTTTTTTTACTTTAATTTAACCCCTTCCCCCTGTAGCATAAAGTAAATTGGCGAGTGAGGTGAGAGTATGAAATGGATGATAGCTGGGGCTGCTGCGCTGTTGTTGATTGGGTGTGATGATACATCGACCGCACTATTTGGCTTAAACTGGGGTCAAAGTATGGATAGCATCAGCTTTATTAAGGCGGGGGATTGCCAAGTAAGTGGCAGTAAAACTGTTTGCACTTTTGGGCAACAAAAGCCGTTTAATGATTGGAGCTATGAAAACCAACTCACTTTTGATGGCGGTGTACTCATTCAAGTTGCAACCACACTTGTTGGGGTCGAGGATTATGCTTCACCCAAACCCGATTTTGCTAACTTTCAACAAAAGCTAGAAAATGAAATGGGCTATTTGACAAAACTGGGCTTTAACTCGCAAATTGCCAGTGAAGTTCTCACTCAATGCCAGTCTGAAACCAGCTGTAATAAAGTGAGTGAGTCATCGAACACGCGTATCGGCATGTCTAACCTTTGGGTTACTATTAACTCAACACCAATCGCGATTGTGACTTATCACCAAGGTTAATTTCAACTCAGAGATTGTTAATTTAGATATTGGCCGATTAAGGCAATTAAAAATAGTACCAATATATCATTGGTACTATTGGTTAATGTTATATAAATAATTTATAAAGTTATATGAAAATAGGCGTTAGAGAGTTACCAACCGAAGGCGACACCCGCTCCGATAACGGCAGCATCTGAATTATTCCAAGAAACAGAACTACGTAAGTTGATATTTTCTTTTAGTTGATATTGAGCCCCGGCAGCGATCGCTGAGCCATTTTTGTAATTCCCCACGCCAACCCCGGCACTAAAGCGGGTATTTGTTGCGTAAGGGATATTGCTCATTGCTGCAACGGATGCAATACCCGCATTTGCTTCTTGGGCACGCTTATCTATTTTGCTATCAAGCTGGCTGACTCCATGGTCAAATTTATTTTCTAACTTTGTGAATTTAAGTTCGTTCGCTTTTTGCGTTTTTGCGGCATCACTTTTTAGGGTCTTGATTGACGAGGTATTTCCAACGACTTTTCTATCGAGATCCTGAATGTTAGTATTTAATTGTTCAGTGACTTGGTCGGCTGCATTTACACCAATTAATGCACCTTGCACATATAATTCGACTTCTTTTAATTTTGAGTCAAATGCATGGTGTTTTTTTTCTCTATCTTTGTTTATTGAGGTAACTTGGTCATTAATTAAATCAGTGTTACTTTGTATTTTTTCAGCGTTTACATTGTAATAATCAAGTATAGAATTATCTACGGTATCTCGTAAATTTGCTAACTCGTTTCGTATATTCGTAGTTTCTGATTTAAGCCTATTGTTATTATTTTTCTTTAATCTATTAATGCTATTATTAAAACTTGAGTCCATCAGGCTTATTTGGTTATCAATATTATTGATTCTTTCATTAATACCAACAATGCTTTTAACGTTGTTTTTGATGTCATATGCGTTGATATCACTTAATGTTGGTGCGGGCTTTGAAAATGAAGTGTTGGCTGCTGCATTATAAGATAAACCGCTGAGTAATATAGCCACTAAGTGACGAGCTAATGCTTTCTTTTCCATGTGTTAATTTCCGTATTATTTAAATTATTATCTAAAGAAGAGTGAAGAGGGGATTTGTTTTTCTCAACTTATTTATAATAGGGTAATTTCTCTGGCGGGTAAAATCGATTTTTTAAATTATATTTGTTCGGAATATTCGTGTTTGACTGGAATAAATACAGTGCTATCTATTTTATATATGGAATATAGGATTATTTATTTGAATGGATTATAAAATGCAATGCTTATTATTTTTTATGTATTAATTCAATTTAAAATAACTTCAATGTGGCCTAAATATATTTTGATGAGGAAACTGTAAAATGCAAAAATAGTAAAACGTTAAAATAGTATAAGCAAAGAAATGCCATCAGAGGGTGAAGCTAAAAATGGCAGGAAGCCAACAAAGGAGCAGCATTTTTTCTATTTTAGATGTTTTTTTTCAAATAACGTGTTATTTTTCTGTAAAATTTTATGTGTCTTGTGTTGCTTAAGCAGATAGGTTAAGTAGGCTAGCGCTAATTTATTGATGTTTAAAGTAAAATTATCTATCTGGTTAATAATGCCACTTTTTGCATGTTGTTGATGAAATAGAAAGACGATAATATTTTGTCTGTTCGCCATACTTCACTGGCAGGGCTGTGACGGCAGTTAACGGCTTTAAAACCGTGGTTATTGCATGTCGTCACTGTAGTTTAAAGTATTTTGAATTATTGATATTTGAATAAAAGCAATCGAATTTATAGGGTTTAAATTATGGCAGTAAGAGAAATTATTGAAATTCCAGATGAACGACTGCGCATTAAATGCAGCCCAGTGACAGATTTCGCTGCAGTACAAACCTTAATCGACGATTTGTTAGATACCATGTACAGCACCGATAACGGCATTGGCCTCGCTGCTACGCAAATTGCTGAAACTAAATCCATTATGGTGATTGATATTTCAGAAAACCGTGATGAGCCGATGGTATTTGTTAACCCTGAGATTGTCGAAAGTGAAGGGGAAACCAGTTACCAAGAAGGGTGCTTGTCAGTGCCGGAGATCTACGCGGATGTAGAGCGTTTCCTGCGCGTTAAAGTGAAAGCGTTCGATAGGCACGGTAAAGCGTTTGAAGTGGATAGCGACGAGTTCTTAGCGATTGTCATGCAACATGAAATCGACCACCTACACGGTAAAGTGTTTCTTGACCATTTGTCTCCATTAAAACGCAATATGCTGTTGAAAAAACTGAAAAAGCAGCAACGTTTAAAACAGCAACAGTAGGCTGTGATCCGAAAGGGAAGAGGGTGTCAGGTTTGTTGGCCTGACACTTAAATTCATTCCATGGGACGAACGACTAACGGGGTGTCTGGCTCATCAAATTGGCCATAGCTATTATTGAGTACCCGTTTTTGGTCTAATTGCTTAATTTCTTTGCTTAAAAAGTTTAAATGCTGTTGTAAATATTCTTTAGTAACACGTTCATTTTCGATAATTTTATGCAGTAACTGAATAAACTCTTCAGTGATGGGCTGCTGTTGTTCGAACGCTTGCGTTAACTCGGTGAGGTTTTCCACCGCAAGGACATATTCTGTCTCTCGGGAGACCAACGTCTCCCATTCCCCGGATTGCGCTAAGGCAACTAAATTTTCACTTAATACTAAGACATTACGGTATATTTCTTGTAAATCGATAGGATTTTTATTGTCCACCTGATTATCTTTCATCCACATTTGCACCGATTTGTTGCCACGCAGAGGCGATATCGGAGAGTAACTGGTAAACTTCTTGGACATAAGCCACGTTGTTTTCGAGGTTGGCGCGAAGTAACTGCATTGTCATGTACTCATACAAACTTGCTAAATTTTCTGCAAGTTCGCCGCCAGCTTCATAATTTAACGACTGCTTTAACCCTGTGTCAATGATGTCGATAGCTTTTGAGATTTCTTTACCTTTTTCCGCCACCTTACCCTGCTGCATAAAAATTTCCCCGCGTTTTAGGGCACTTAGCGCCCCTTTAAACAGGATTTGGATCAGTTGGTATGGGGTCGCGTTGGTGATTTCACTCTCCAAATCGACCTGCTGATAGGCTTGCTGTGCGTGTCGTTGATACATGTTTTTAACCTAAAAGTATTAGCCTAATAACCGGCCTAATGAATTACTGGTGCTGTTCAGTGACGTCATCATTTTGTCCAAGTTTTGGAACTGACGGCGGTGTAAATCCATGGTGTTTTCGATCTGTTTATTGGTCTGCTCAATACGTTTGTCTAAGCTTTTCTTTTTCTTTTGGATACCATCGGTGGCGTTGTGCAGGGTGCCTTCTTTGCTGTCCAAGGTGTCTTTCAAGTAGTTAAAGTTTTCAGTACCAAAACCGGTTTCTTTACCGTCACCAGCAAAAAATACTTTGACGCTCGATGGATTTTCTTTGAGTACTTTATCCAGCACTTTATTATCAATTTCTAAGGTGCCATCCAGTTTTTGCTTAATCCCCATTTTGCTCAGAGTGTCGATGTCCCCACTTGCTTGAGGAGCCCGAACTTGCGTGCGCAGGGTGCTCTGGATCATGCGTAAAGTGGAATCACCAATCAGTGGACCATTGGTTTTATCTGGCGCAGTGCCTTTTTCCGTTGGCGTGTATTTGGTGAGTTCTTTGGCTAATGTTTGGAATTCGTTATAGGCATCCACCCACGCTTTAATTTTACCTTTGGCGGGTTCGATATCTTCAGAAACGATTAGGTGGTCGGCTTTACCGTCTTCGCTTTCTTTTTTCAGCGTTAAGGTTAAACCGGGAAACAGGTCTTTGGCTTCATTGGTTTGTGACTCTAATTTGAAACCATCGATTTCCAGTAAGGCGGTTTGTGGGGCTACTTTTTGCACCATACCATTATCTGCATCGGTATTTAAGGTAACCACACCTTTATCATCAATAACTGACTCAACATTAAGAATAGCAGCCAGTTTGTCATCGCCTTCCACATTGATACTAATACGGTTTTCACTACCTTCTTTTTTAGAGGTAACGACAAGGTGATAGATATTGTCTTTATCTTTGATGACCGATGCGGAAACGCCTTTATCGGTTTTATTGATGGCATCGGCAATTTCAATCAGTGAAGTGTGCTCGTTATCCAGTTTGATAACGATTTTATCTTTATCTTCTTTTTGTGACGGTTGGGTGATAGTAATGGTTCGCTCAGGGGCACCATTGCCCAGTAATTCTTTGTTGCTATTGTTTGGCGTGCCTTTGGTAGCGATTGTTTGCGCTTTTGCTAACTGAGTGACTAACACATCATGCACACCCGCGACCGCTTTGCCGTCAGTTTTTACATCAAAGGCCTTATATTCACCATTGACTTTAGTGGTACTGATATCACCATATTTTTTTAAGTCTTCTGCGGCTTTTTTGAGTTTTTCTAAGGACGATTGCATTTTGCCAAAGGCGCTAATTTGCGCATCATAACTGGCTTTTTGGGTGGTTAATGGCTCTAAACGACGGCGCTCCATCGCTTCTAACTGGTCCATTTGGACGTTTAAATCTAAGTTTGACCCGATACCGAGTGTGGATATTCCTGCCATGTTCTCTCCTACGCTATGTCAGCGACATAAATCTTGAATATAAAAACTATTTAGACTGATATCGGCCAAGGGGAGCAAAATTTTAGACTATTCTGAAAAAGAGTGATGGGAGGAGCTGACACTGGAAAGGTAGGTAATTATCCCTATTGAAATTAAATAATAAGAAAATTAATAAAAATTAATGGATGTGTTAAAAATGAAAGTGTTAAAAATAATGGCACAAAAGCGGGCTGTAAAGCCTTTTCCAACCTTACAGATAAAATTTTTCATTAAAAAGCCTAAAGGGGACTTTTTTGTAGCCGATAACCTAGTTGCTGACGAAATTCATCAAGTTAAGCATTTTGGCTTAACGCATTAATTTGAATAATAAGGATCACATCATGGCACAAGTTATCAATACTAACATTTTGTCTCTGACCACTCAGAACAACTTAAACCGTTCACAAGGCGTTTTAGGTACGGCGATTGAGCGTTTATCTTCTGGTTCACGTATCAACAGCGCAAAAGACGATGCGGCAGGCCAAGCGATTGCTAACCGTTTTACGGCTAACGTTAAAGGTTTAACCCAAGCAGCACGTAATGCTAACGACGGTATTTCTATCGCACAAACTGCGGAAGGTGCAGTTAACGAAATCAACGATAACTTACAACGTATTCGTGAATTAACGGTTCAAGCGAAAAATGGTTCTAACTCTGAATCAGATACAAAATCAATTCAAGAAGAAGTGGATCAACGTTTAGCTGAAATTAATCGTATTTCAGAACAAACACAATTTAATGGAGTTAAAGTTCTTAGCCAAGATACTAAAATGGCAGTACAAGTAGGAGCTAATGACGGTGAAAAAATTGACATCGAATTAAAGAAAATTGACCGTGAAACTTTAGGTTTAGAAAAATTTGACCTGAACTTTACTGGTTATGGTAAGGCTGCTACTAGTGTTAGTGTCAAAATAACAGGCAAAGATGAAACTCAAGAATTAGATACTACGGCTATAGATGCGAAAGTAGCAGCTGGCACTATTAAGTCCTATGAAGTTTTAGAGTCTATTGACGCAAATGGAAAGGTTGATCCAACTAAGTTAGTTGTAAAAACAACAGATGACAAAGGTGTCGTTGCCTATAACGAGGCTGCAGTTACCGCTGGTGCTACTGGCGCAAAAGCAAAAATTGATGTAGGGACTACAAAAGTTGACCCTGTTGCAGGTGATAAAGCGAATGCGAAACCACTTGAAGCTTTAGATAAAGCATTATCAACAGTTGACGGCCTGCGCTCTTCTTTAGGTGCGATTCAAAACCGTCTTCAATCAACTATCAACAACCTGAACAACTCTGTTAACAACCTGAGCGCAGCACGCAGCCGTATCGAAGATGCTGACTTCGCAACAGAAGTTTCTAACATGAGCCGTGGTCAGATCCTGCAACAAGCAGGTACTGCTGTATTAGCGCAAGCTAACCAAGTTCCACAAGGTGTTTTAAGCCTGTTACGTTAATTCGTGATTGGTTGATTATACTGAAGGCCAGCGATACTGGCCTTTTCTTTATCGAACGGTCGTCATACTTCAAGTTGTAGATGCGTTGGCTTCACAAGGTCACCCGAATCACATACTTTAGTATGCTCATCGGGATAACCTTGATTGCCGCCTTCCTACAACTCGAATTATTTAGACCTTGCTTTAGCATTCAGTTAAAGTCTGCATGTATTTTAGTGTTAATTTTGACACAGCTGTAAATTAATATATTTGATAACAGAATAAAAATAATAATAGCGAGAGGGGTGTTGACCAGAAAACCAGACTCATAAGCATAGGGTAGGGCAATTGCACCAAAGATATCCCCTGTCAAAAATGCGGTTTGTATTAAACCAAAAATATGCTCGGCATTTCCTTTGCGGGCGATCTCCATCTCAACCAAATTAATTAATAGTGAGCAAACGGTTCTAAACATATACATGGCAATAACCGAGATGGCGAAAACAATCGGGGAACTAAATTTTATTGACCAAAACATACCATAGAGCATCAGCATACATAAACCAGAAAAAACGAGTAATGAGATAGGTTTATCTTTGTCAGAAAAAATAAACATAAAAAGGTTCTTGAGTACTAGCCCGGTGATCACACCTAATGATAGCACTAGGCCAACATTTGTATCTGAAAAGTGCATGTTTTTTAAATACACCGGAATAATGGGTAAGATCAGTGCCCAACTGGCGCCACTGATAATAAATGCAATAAATAAAATTAAATCTGCTTTACTGAAAAAAGGGAAAAATGAAGTGGTTTTTTGGGGGGGATTCTTAGCTAATGGTGTTTTATTCAGTGGTATTTTTAATGACGGGATGGCAATTATGGCGATTAGTACCATACCTCCACTAATTAACAAAGCCGAACGATAGGGGGATTGATCTATAATCGATAAAATTGTGACTAGCCCCCCAGCAATAAAAGCCCCAAGGCTTTGTGCTACTGTGCTTAAATTATCAGTGTGCAGCAGGACTTTATTTTGTTCCTGTTTATCAATATTAAAAATCAGTGATTTTAGCGCAATAGCGATAATACTCGCACCCATCCCTGCCATCAAACCTGAAGTCACGGCGATAGCCATCCCTGTGGGATAGGCTCTAAGAACAAGGCCACATCCATACAGTAAAAAGCCCACAATTAAACCAGTCTTAGTACCAAATCGGGATAGCCCTTTGGCATAAAGTAGTGAGCACGCCCCCGCAACCGCCATCATTACGTATGAAATTGAAAATAACTTCAATTGCGCTTGCTGTTCCCAATAGATGGGTTGTAGTGTTTTGGATATCCACATCGGGAAAAGAAAGAAAAAATAAAAGAAATATATTTTGTATGTCATGCTTACATACTCAACATTTTAATATTTTCCTTTACTAAAGGATTGTTTGGAAAAATATGTTGGCATTTTAAGAGATAATTGTAGGCAGCTTTCTCTGAACTTTGAGCAATTTTTTCAGCTTGTAAAATTAACCATTCCGGGGTCATAAAAATACCTGTTCTTTGCATAAGATGATCCAGGATTTTATAATTGCTATTTAATGAAAGAATATAAGCATAATTATAGGCTGTAAGATTATCTCCTGAAATTTCCCAAGCAAGGCGAGCATGCTTTTCTGCTGAAATATAATCCTCAGATGATAAAAATGCTATGCTCATATGATAGTGGCTATCGCTATGCATTGGACTAACAGATAATGCTCTTTGAATATTTTTTATATAGCTTGTTATATTTCCTTTATCATAAAAACATATTGCTAATTCAAGATGATATTCAGGAAAAGCATAATCAATTTCAATTAATTGATTGAGATATGTTATCGCATCATCATATTTACCTAATTGTTTATAGCACAGGCATATATTATAAATAATTACGGAACGATGCATGTAGTGCATACTATGTTTGTCTGATAACTGTTGAAGTCCCCAATTAAGTAACCTTATTGCTTCATCAGCATTTCCTTCTCTAAAAAGAATAAGTCCATATCCATTTCGGTTGAACACGGTGAAAAAATTCTTTTTATCTTGTTCTAAATAATCCAACTTACCTGTCTGAATAATGTTATAAGCTTCTTGTAAGAATTGACGTCCTTTTTCGATATTACGCTTATTCGATTTATGGTGGCGAAGATATAGCATTGATAATGTATAATTCGCCTTAATAATGCTTAACGGGTTTTCCGACTCTTTACTTTTAATGTAGTAATATTCTGCCTCAATAGGTTTATTGATACAGTTTTTGATTGTGCCGATTATAAGTGCTTGTGATTTTTCGTAATTATCAAAGTACTCTAAACAGTGTTCTATCAGGTGATCTGCACTGTATATATCACCAGAATTTATAATCATCAGAATATAGGGCTGAATAATGTCAATATCACCAAATTTTTCTTTTATT is drawn from Providencia huaxiensis and contains these coding sequences:
- a CDS encoding YadA C-terminal domain-containing protein, with the translated sequence MEKKALARHLVAILLSGLSYNAAANTSFSKPAPTLSDINAYDIKNNVKSIVGINERINNIDNQISLMDSSFNNSINRLKKNNNNRLKSETTNIRNELANLRDTVDNSILDYYNVNAEKIQSNTDLINDQVTSINKDREKKHHAFDSKLKEVELYVQGALIGVNAADQVTEQLNTNIQDLDRKVVGNTSSIKTLKSDAAKTQKANELKFTKLENKFDHGVSQLDSKIDKRAQEANAGIASVAAMSNIPYATNTRFSAGVGVGNYKNGSAIAAGAQYQLKENINLRSSVSWNNSDAAVIGAGVAFGW
- the def gene encoding peptide deformylase, which translates into the protein MAVREIIEIPDERLRIKCSPVTDFAAVQTLIDDLLDTMYSTDNGIGLAATQIAETKSIMVIDISENRDEPMVFVNPEIVESEGETSYQEGCLSVPEIYADVERFLRVKVKAFDRHGKAFEVDSDEFLAIVMQHEIDHLHGKVFLDHLSPLKRNMLLKKLKKQQRLKQQQ
- the fliT gene encoding flagellar protein FliT, with product MKDNQVDNKNPIDLQEIYRNVLVLSENLVALAQSGEWETLVSRETEYVLAVENLTELTQAFEQQQPITEEFIQLLHKIIENERVTKEYLQQHLNFLSKEIKQLDQKRVLNNSYGQFDEPDTPLVVRPME
- the fliS gene encoding flagellar export chaperone FliS — translated: MYQRHAQQAYQQVDLESEITNATPYQLIQILFKGALSALKRGEIFMQQGKVAEKGKEISKAIDIIDTGLKQSLNYEAGGELAENLASLYEYMTMQLLRANLENNVAYVQEVYQLLSDIASAWQQIGANVDER
- the fliD gene encoding flagellar filament capping protein FliD; translation: MAGISTLGIGSNLDLNVQMDQLEAMERRRLEPLTTQKASYDAQISAFGKMQSSLEKLKKAAEDLKKYGDISTTKVNGEYKAFDVKTDGKAVAGVHDVLVTQLAKAQTIATKGTPNNSNKELLGNGAPERTITITQPSQKEDKDKIVIKLDNEHTSLIEIADAINKTDKGVSASVIKDKDNIYHLVVTSKKEGSENRISINVEGDDKLAAILNVESVIDDKGVVTLNTDADNGMVQKVAPQTALLEIDGFKLESQTNEAKDLFPGLTLTLKKESEDGKADHLIVSEDIEPAKGKIKAWVDAYNEFQTLAKELTKYTPTEKGTAPDKTNGPLIGDSTLRMIQSTLRTQVRAPQASGDIDTLSKMGIKQKLDGTLEIDNKVLDKVLKENPSSVKVFFAGDGKETGFGTENFNYLKDTLDSKEGTLHNATDGIQKKKKSLDKRIEQTNKQIENTMDLHRRQFQNLDKMMTSLNSTSNSLGRLLG
- a CDS encoding FliC/FljB family flagellin — encoded protein: MAQVINTNILSLTTQNNLNRSQGVLGTAIERLSSGSRINSAKDDAAGQAIANRFTANVKGLTQAARNANDGISIAQTAEGAVNEINDNLQRIRELTVQAKNGSNSESDTKSIQEEVDQRLAEINRISEQTQFNGVKVLSQDTKMAVQVGANDGEKIDIELKKIDRETLGLEKFDLNFTGYGKAATSVSVKITGKDETQELDTTAIDAKVAAGTIKSYEVLESIDANGKVDPTKLVVKTTDDKGVVAYNEAAVTAGATGAKAKIDVGTTKVDPVAGDKANAKPLEALDKALSTVDGLRSSLGAIQNRLQSTINNLNNSVNNLSAARSRIEDADFATEVSNMSRGQILQQAGTAVLAQANQVPQGVLSLLR
- a CDS encoding MFS transporter — translated: MTYKIYFFYFFFLFPMWISKTLQPIYWEQQAQLKLFSISYVMMAVAGACSLLYAKGLSRFGTKTGLIVGFLLYGCGLVLRAYPTGMAIAVTSGLMAGMGASIIAIALKSLIFNIDKQEQNKVLLHTDNLSTVAQSLGAFIAGGLVTILSIIDQSPYRSALLISGGMVLIAIIAIPSLKIPLNKTPLAKNPPQKTTSFFPFFSKADLILFIAFIISGASWALILPIIPVYLKNMHFSDTNVGLVLSLGVITGLVLKNLFMFIFSDKDKPISLLVFSGLCMLMLYGMFWSIKFSSPIVFAISVIAMYMFRTVCSLLINLVEMEIARKGNAEHIFGLIQTAFLTGDIFGAIALPYAYESGFLVNTPLAIIIFILLSNILIYSCVKINTKIHADFN
- a CDS encoding tetratricopeptide repeat protein produces the protein MDYFKLAASIPLEYLIIRNILLRYISQEQLTINDKKFLYPLENFDKSKLSLTDRISPDDQIRYYLSDKVFRKVAELAKKIATSEIKTINITAKFSSYPLINCFIQALYRMNISVNLIVDCAKNEEIYLTENETKLINELIKEKFGDIDIIQPYILMIINSGDIYSADHLIEHCLEYFDNYEKSQALIIGTIKNCINKPIEAEYYYIKSKESENPLSIIKANYTLSMLYLRHHKSNKRNIEKGRQFLQEAYNIIQTGKLDYLEQDKKNFFTVFNRNGYGLILFREGNADEAIRLLNWGLQQLSDKHSMHYMHRSVIIYNICLCYKQLGKYDDAITYLNQLIEIDYAFPEYHLELAICFYDKGNITSYIKNIQRALSVSPMHSDSHYHMSIAFLSSEDYISAEKHARLAWEISGDNLTAYNYAYILSLNSNYKILDHLMQRTGIFMTPEWLILQAEKIAQSSEKAAYNYLLKCQHIFPNNPLVKENIKMLSM